Below is a window of Candidatus Zixiibacteriota bacterium DNA.
AAAAACATCGAGCGTTATCAGCGGAATGCCGCCCCAGATAGCGCCGTAGTGATGTTCATCGACCAGCACATTCATCAGTCGCCCGCTGAAAAGCTGGTCAAAGACCAGCACCCCCCAGCCGGAGAGCTTGGCCGAAATCGCCGTGGCCTTGAGATCGGCTTTCCAGTTATCCAGGCTGCCAAACTCTTTCTCGATCGCCGCCACGACTTCTTTCCCTTTCGAGGGATCGCCGTCGCCGCCGAGCACCTCCCAATAAACGTCATGAAGAAGCGCCCCGCCATGGTTCCAGGTCAGCCGGCGTTTCAATTCACCGTAATCGGAGTAATTGCCGTTGGCCGCCGAGCGGTCGGCTTTTTCCAGACCCGCTTCAATTTTGTTTAAAGCGGTCACATAACCCTTCTGATGAGTATTGTAGTGCCAGTCGGTCGTTTCCGGTGACATGACTTCCTTAAGAAGGCTCTTGGCTTCTTCGTCCGAATAGGGACGTGCCTTGAATTTCCATTCGTATGACATGATAAACTCCTCTATTTGATTAAATTTTGCCGACCAGGTCTAACCCCGGTCTGAGTGTCTTTTT
It encodes the following:
- a CDS encoding superoxide dismutase; the encoded protein is MSYEWKFKARPYSDEEAKSLLKEVMSPETTDWHYNTHQKGYVTALNKIEAGLEKADRSAANGNYSDYGELKRRLTWNHGGALLHDVYWEVLGGDGDPSKGKEVVAAIEKEFGSLDNWKADLKATAISAKLSGWGVLVFDQLFSGRLMNVLVDEHHYGAIWGGIPLITLDVFEHAYYHKDGAARAKYIDNFLAHLHWGRINERYKKFVK